The Coregonus clupeaformis isolate EN_2021a unplaced genomic scaffold, ASM2061545v1 scaf1359, whole genome shotgun sequence genome segment GATCAGACCAGCTGGTaacacaccagagaatacacacaggagagaaaccttatagctgtgatcaatgtgggaagagattcactcattcaggaagcctggctggacacaagagaatacacacaggagagaagccttttggttgtgatcaatgtgggaagagattcactcagtcaggaagcctggctggacacaagagactacacacaggagagaagccttacagctgtgatcaatgtgggaagagattcactcattcaggaagcctggctttacacaaaataatacacactggagagaagccttaccactgttctgactgtggaatgagcttaaccacttcacAAGGACTTCTACGACACAAgataatacacacaggagagaagccttaccactgctcacaCTGTGGGCTGAGTTGTACTACTTCAGGGGATTTAAAAGTtcaccagagaatacacactggagagaagccttttccTTGTTAtcattgtgggaagagattcactcagtcaggaaacctggctttacacaagagaatacacacaggagagaagccttaccactgctccgactgcggaatgagcttaaccactttaaacggacttctagtacaccagagaatacacactggagagaagccttttggttgtgataagtgtgggaagagattcactcggtcaggacacctggttgaacacaagagaatacacacaggagagaagccttttggttgtgatcagtgtgggaagatattcactcagtcaggacacctggctaaacacaagagaatacacacaggagagaagccttatagatgtgatcagtgtgggaagagattcactcattcaggaagcctggctttacacaagagaatacacacaggagagaagccttttggttgtgatcagtgtgggaagagattcactcagtcaggaaacctggctttacacaagagaatacacacaggagagaagccttatagatgtgatcagtgtgggaagagattcactcattcaggacacctggttgaacacaagagaatacacacaggagagaagccttttggttgtgatcagtgtgggaagagattcactcagtcaggaaacctggctttacacaagagaatacacacaggagagaagccttaccactccTCCGACTGTGGAATGAGCTCAACCACTTTAAACAGacttctagtacaccagagaacacacacaggagagaagccttttggttgtgatcagtgtgggaatagattcactcagtcaggaagcctggctttacacacgagaatacacacaggagagaagccttttggttgtgatcggtgtgggaagagattcactcagtcaggacacctggctaaacacaagagaatacacacaggagagaagccatttGGTTGTGATcggtgtgggaagagattcactcagtcaggacacctggctggacacaagagaaAACACCACACTGTTGGGTAACCTTTCCACTTTTGTTAGCTCAATCCAGTTAATGGTAGACTAGTGtacacacaccggagagaagGCCTACAGGGTGAGTTTTGCCACCTCAGGCGTTCTTAATGTGGCCTTCCTTAGTGTAATTTGATGTACTGTCAACAAGGGGTCCACCCTCTGATAACTTTAActatccattatttccagatttctattaattgcaatgtgagtgaaatagtctgtgtttgaatggtgtgggcgtacgtaccccaacaacagaatggtgtgggtgtttccCAACAACAGGATTGGTCAGCACAGAGAAAGCAGGGCGGTAGCTCCTCCCCGTCTCTCTGCAAGTCTATCGTTAGGGTTAAGGCAAGGGTCCGTTTAACATGTTGACTAGTTGGGATGTGGTCAGAAAAGTCCCTTAAGTCGCTGCCgtcccacagtctgttgacagatgctATGATACCAGTTAAGTCTGTT includes the following:
- the LOC123486943 gene encoding zinc finger protein 271-like; translation: MLKSDHKKHLKKHQQRLTGKKPHRCVDCGKSFTSSANLKTHKRIHTGEKPYSCDQCGKSFPRSDQLVTHQRIHTGEKPYSCDQCGKRFTHSGSLAGHKRIHTGEKPFGCDQCGKRFTQSGSLAGHKRLHTGEKPYSCDQCGKRFTHSGSLALHKIIHTGEKPYHCSDCGMSFTTSGDLKVHQRIHTGEKPFPCYHCGKRFTQSGNLALHKRIHTGEKPYHCSDCGMSLTTLNGLLVHQRIHTGEKPFGCDKCGKRFTRSGHLVEHKRIHTGEKPFGCDQCGKIFTQSGHLAKHKRIHTGEKPYRCDQCGKRFTHSGSLALHKRIHTGEKPFGCDQCGKRFTQSGNLALHKRIHTGEKPYRCDQCGKRFTHSGHLVEHKRIHTGEKPFGCDQCGKRFTQSGNLALHKRIHTGEKPYHSSDCGMSSTTLNRLLVHQRTHTGEKPFGCDQCGNRFTQSGSLALHTRIHTGEKPFGCDRCGKRFTQSGHLAKHKRIHTGEKPFGCDRCGKRFTQSGHLAGHKRKHHTVG